The Paenibacillus tianjinensis genome has a window encoding:
- the purL gene encoding phosphoribosylformylglycinamidine synthase subunit PurL: MTQQVSAKEPTAEQIAEQKIYSQFGVSDSEYELITSFMGRKPNYTEIGVFSVMWSEHCAYKNSKPLLGRFPTSGPRVLMGPGEGAGIVDIGDNQAVVFKIESHNHPSAVEPYQGAATGVGGIIRDIFSMGARPVALLNSLRFGKLESDRVKYLFEHVVSGIAGYGNCIGIPTVGGEIMFDNSYDGNPLVNAMCVGLIDHDKIQRGVAKGVGNPVFYVGPPTGRDGIHGATFASVELSEESEAKKTAVQVGDPFMEKLVMESCLELIDSGIVLGIQDMGAAGLTCSSAEMASKAGNGLELYLDQVPQREEGMTPYEMMLSESQERMLFVVEPKDEAQAQEIFDRWGVICRKVGKVTDDGRLKLFHHGEVVGDMPVTALVDECPIYKKPSAVPAYYEENANVDTLRYEEVTDLGGALRTVLASPTVASKAWVYNQYDYMVRTSTAVRPGSDAAVVTIHGTRKGLAMTTDCNGRYVYLDPEVGGRIAVSEAARNIVCSGAKPLAITDNLNFGSPEKPEIFWQMERAVEGMAEACRVLDTPVIGGNVSLYNENASGAIYPTPVVGMVGLVEDTDHITTQAFKQEGDAILLLGVTKAELGGSEFQYAVHSLTEGRPPALDLATEQKLLDAVLGTIRSGLVRSAHDLSEGGLAAALAESCISGGIGANVELSAGGLRPDVALFSETQSRIVLTAAPDRAEELKAAVAAYGVPVEIIGTVGGDRLRVSLDGASALDEAVSELKSVWEDAIPCLMK, from the coding sequence ATGACGCAGCAAGTATCCGCTAAGGAGCCGACCGCAGAGCAAATCGCGGAGCAGAAAATCTACAGTCAATTCGGAGTATCGGACAGCGAATATGAGCTCATCACTTCTTTCATGGGCCGCAAGCCTAACTATACGGAAATCGGCGTATTCAGCGTAATGTGGTCCGAGCACTGCGCGTATAAGAACTCCAAGCCGCTCCTTGGACGTTTCCCGACAAGCGGTCCGCGTGTACTGATGGGACCGGGCGAAGGCGCGGGCATCGTGGACATCGGAGACAACCAGGCGGTTGTATTCAAAATCGAAAGCCACAACCATCCGTCGGCAGTAGAGCCTTATCAGGGCGCGGCGACCGGGGTGGGCGGGATTATCCGCGATATTTTCTCCATGGGTGCAAGACCGGTAGCGCTGCTGAACTCCCTGCGTTTCGGGAAGCTTGAAAGCGACCGGGTGAAATATTTGTTCGAGCATGTCGTGTCCGGGATTGCAGGCTACGGTAACTGTATCGGCATTCCAACCGTCGGCGGGGAAATTATGTTCGACAACAGCTATGATGGCAATCCGTTGGTTAACGCAATGTGTGTCGGACTGATTGATCATGATAAAATCCAGCGCGGTGTCGCCAAAGGTGTTGGAAATCCCGTGTTCTACGTAGGTCCTCCTACCGGACGCGACGGTATTCACGGGGCTACCTTTGCTTCTGTAGAGCTGAGCGAGGAATCTGAAGCCAAGAAAACAGCGGTACAAGTCGGCGATCCGTTTATGGAGAAGCTGGTGATGGAATCGTGCCTCGAGCTGATCGACAGCGGAATCGTGCTTGGTATTCAGGATATGGGCGCAGCAGGCCTTACCTGTTCCAGCGCTGAGATGGCCAGCAAAGCGGGCAACGGCCTGGAGCTGTACCTGGATCAGGTGCCGCAGCGTGAAGAAGGTATGACGCCTTATGAAATGATGCTGTCCGAATCCCAGGAACGGATGCTGTTCGTGGTTGAGCCTAAGGATGAAGCGCAGGCACAGGAGATTTTTGACCGCTGGGGCGTGATCTGCCGCAAAGTGGGCAAGGTAACGGATGACGGCCGCCTGAAGCTGTTCCATCACGGTGAGGTTGTCGGAGATATGCCGGTAACGGCACTGGTAGATGAATGCCCAATCTACAAGAAGCCTTCGGCAGTTCCGGCTTATTATGAAGAGAATGCAAACGTAGATACCCTTCGTTATGAAGAAGTTACCGATCTGGGCGGCGCACTGCGCACGGTGCTGGCTTCGCCTACAGTGGCAAGCAAAGCCTGGGTGTATAACCAATACGATTACATGGTCCGCACCAGCACGGCGGTTCGTCCGGGCTCCGATGCAGCAGTGGTTACGATTCACGGCACACGCAAAGGCCTGGCAATGACCACAGACTGTAACGGACGTTATGTCTATCTGGACCCTGAAGTCGGCGGACGCATCGCGGTAAGTGAAGCGGCCCGCAATATTGTCTGCTCCGGCGCGAAACCGCTGGCGATTACGGACAACCTGAACTTTGGCAGCCCGGAGAAGCCGGAGATTTTCTGGCAGATGGAACGTGCCGTAGAAGGTATGGCAGAAGCCTGCCGTGTGCTCGATACGCCGGTTATCGGCGGAAACGTCAGCTTGTACAACGAAAATGCTTCCGGCGCCATCTACCCGACCCCTGTTGTCGGCATGGTTGGGCTGGTTGAAGATACGGATCACATTACGACACAAGCCTTCAAACAGGAAGGCGATGCTATTCTGCTGCTGGGTGTAACCAAAGCAGAGCTTGGCGGTAGCGAATTCCAATATGCCGTGCACAGTCTGACCGAAGGCCGTCCGCCGGCACTGGATCTGGCTACGGAGCAGAAGCTGCTCGACGCAGTACTAGGTACGATCCGCAGCGGTTTGGTCCGCTCTGCGCATGACCTGTCCGAAGGCGGCTTGGCAGCGGCACTGGCCGAGAGCTGCATCAGCGGCGGTATCGGTGCTAATGTGGAATTGTCTGCTGGCGGACTGCGTCCGGATGTAGCGCTGTTCAGCGAGACCCAATCCCGCATTGTGCTGACAGCAGCACCTGACCGTGCGGAAGAACTCAAAGCAGCCGTTGCTGCTTACGGCGTACCGGTGGAAATCATCGGAACTGTCGGCGGTGACAGACTGCGCGTATCCTTGGACGGTGCATCCGCACTTGATGAGGCTGTATCAGAACTCAAATCCGTTTGGGAGGATGCTATTCCATGTCTTATGAAGTAA
- the purF gene encoding amidophosphoribosyltransferase: MSYEVKTGNKQETPILWTGDFYNEGTGSGDIFDTLKEECGVFGVFGHPEAASMSYYGLHALQHRGEESAGICVADGRDFNYHRGMGLVKEVFDKDKIASLVGDMSIGHVRYSTSGDSRLTNAQPLVFKYRDGDLAIATNGNIVNEPLIRKQLEMSGSIFQTTSDTEVLAHLIARSPKDFVEAAKDALRQLVGGFAFLLMTNDKLIVASDPHGLRPLVMGRLGEAYVFASESCALEVIGATLVRDIEPGELLVLDKNGFLEDRFTEPKRKALCAMEYIYFARPDSDLNGANLHSARKRMGSRMALESFVDADIVTGVPDSSISAAIGYAEQTGIPYELGLIKNKYTGRTFIQPSQELREQGVKMKLSAVRRVVEGQRVVMIDDSIVRGTTSRRIVNLLREAGALEVHVRITSPPFKNPCFYGIDTPDRRELIASYKTIQEMCEEINADSLSFLSPEGLIQSIGGYSSNEYKGGLCLSCFDNDYPTQVDFGGEEKDGCSC, from the coding sequence ATGTCTTATGAAGTAAAGACCGGGAACAAGCAGGAGACCCCCATCCTGTGGACCGGCGACTTTTACAATGAAGGAACGGGCTCGGGAGATATTTTTGACACGTTAAAAGAAGAATGCGGCGTCTTCGGGGTCTTTGGACACCCGGAAGCCGCCTCCATGTCTTATTATGGACTGCATGCCCTGCAGCACCGTGGGGAAGAGAGCGCAGGCATCTGCGTAGCAGACGGCCGTGATTTCAACTACCACCGCGGCATGGGCCTTGTTAAGGAAGTCTTCGACAAGGACAAAATCGCTTCGCTGGTCGGTGACATGTCCATTGGACATGTGCGTTATTCCACCAGCGGAGACAGCCGGCTGACCAATGCGCAGCCGCTGGTCTTCAAGTACCGCGACGGCGATCTGGCAATTGCCACTAACGGTAATATCGTGAATGAGCCGCTGATCCGCAAGCAGCTTGAAATGAGCGGCTCCATCTTCCAGACCACCAGCGACACCGAGGTGCTGGCGCATCTGATTGCGCGTTCGCCGAAGGATTTTGTCGAAGCGGCCAAGGATGCGCTGCGCCAGCTCGTCGGCGGCTTCGCGTTCCTGCTTATGACCAACGACAAGCTGATCGTTGCCTCTGATCCGCACGGGCTTCGCCCGCTGGTGATGGGCCGCCTCGGTGAAGCGTATGTCTTTGCTTCCGAGTCCTGCGCACTTGAAGTCATCGGGGCCACGCTGGTGCGTGATATCGAACCGGGCGAGCTGCTGGTGCTGGACAAGAACGGCTTCCTGGAAGACCGTTTTACAGAACCAAAGCGCAAAGCATTGTGTGCGATGGAATATATCTATTTTGCCCGTCCCGACAGTGACCTCAACGGCGCAAACCTTCATTCCGCCCGCAAGAGGATGGGCAGCCGGATGGCGCTGGAATCCTTTGTGGATGCGGATATTGTAACCGGAGTGCCGGATTCCAGTATCTCCGCAGCTATCGGCTATGCCGAGCAGACGGGTATCCCGTACGAGCTTGGACTGATCAAGAATAAATACACCGGCCGGACGTTCATCCAGCCGAGCCAGGAGCTGCGCGAGCAGGGCGTAAAGATGAAGCTTAGCGCTGTGCGCCGCGTTGTCGAAGGCCAGCGCGTCGTCATGATCGACGACTCGATCGTCCGCGGCACGACCTCACGCCGGATCGTTAATCTGCTGCGCGAGGCCGGAGCGCTTGAAGTGCACGTGCGGATCACCTCGCCGCCGTTTAAGAATCCGTGCTTCTACGGTATCGATACTCCGGACCGCCGCGAGCTGATTGCGTCCTACAAGACTATTCAAGAAATGTGCGAGGAGATTAACGCCGACTCCCTTTCCTTCCTCTCACCGGAGGGACTGATCCAGTCCATCGGCGGCTACAGCAGCAATGAGTATAAGGGAGGCCTCTGCCTCTCCTGCTTCGATAATGATTACCCGACGCAGGTGGATTTCGGCGGGGAAGAAAAGGATGGGTGCAGCTGCTGA
- the purM gene encoding phosphoribosylformylglycinamidine cyclo-ligase, whose translation MSEAYKNAGVDIAAGNEAVERMKKHVKRTYRPEVMTELGGFGALFGLNKDKYEEPVLVSGTDGVGTKLKLAFAADRHDTIGIDAVAMCVNDIVVQGAEPLFFLDYLACDKVVPEKIEAIVAGIAEGCHQAGCALIGGETAEMPGMYAAGEYDIAGFTVGVADKAKLVTGADIAPGDAVIGLASSGIHSNGFSLVRKLLLEQAGYELNDVVPELGAPLVDVLLAPTKIYVKPLLALLEQLTVKGMAHITGGGFIENIPRMLPDNVNVEINYGSWPIQPVFGLMQEKGSVTNRDMFTTFNMGIGLVLVVPAADSERALELLKASGEEAYLIGTVTEGERIVTFTGAEV comes from the coding sequence GTGTCGGAAGCTTATAAAAACGCCGGAGTGGATATTGCGGCTGGCAATGAAGCGGTAGAACGCATGAAGAAGCATGTGAAGCGCACATACCGTCCGGAGGTCATGACAGAGCTTGGCGGATTCGGCGCACTGTTCGGCCTTAATAAAGATAAATACGAAGAGCCGGTGCTGGTATCGGGAACCGATGGTGTCGGCACCAAGCTCAAGCTCGCTTTCGCGGCAGACCGCCATGACACAATTGGCATCGACGCTGTAGCGATGTGTGTCAACGACATCGTCGTACAAGGTGCAGAGCCGCTGTTCTTCCTGGACTATCTGGCCTGCGATAAAGTCGTGCCGGAGAAGATCGAAGCCATCGTGGCCGGAATTGCTGAAGGCTGCCATCAGGCAGGCTGCGCGCTGATTGGCGGCGAAACGGCTGAAATGCCGGGCATGTACGCTGCCGGCGAATACGATATTGCCGGATTCACAGTGGGCGTAGCGGATAAGGCCAAGCTGGTTACCGGTGCAGACATTGCTCCTGGAGATGCTGTAATCGGCCTTGCCTCCAGCGGTATTCACAGCAACGGCTTTTCGCTGGTGCGCAAGCTTTTGCTGGAGCAGGCGGGTTATGAGCTGAACGATGTGGTTCCTGAGCTTGGCGCTCCGCTTGTGGACGTGCTGCTCGCACCGACTAAAATCTACGTAAAACCGCTGCTAGCCCTGTTGGAGCAGCTGACCGTTAAAGGCATGGCGCATATTACAGGCGGAGGCTTTATCGAGAATATTCCGCGGATGCTGCCGGATAACGTGAATGTAGAAATTAACTACGGCTCCTGGCCGATCCAGCCGGTCTTCGGCCTGATGCAGGAGAAAGGCAGTGTAACGAACCGCGATATGTTCACCACCTTCAACATGGGAATCGGTCTGGTACTGGTAGTACCTGCTGCAGACAGTGAGCGTGCGCTCGAGCTGCTGAAAGCAAGTGGAGAAGAGGCTTATCTGATCGGAACGGTGACCGAAGGGGAGCGCATCGTTACCTTTACAGGAGCTGAGGTCTGA
- the purN gene encoding phosphoribosylglycinamide formyltransferase, giving the protein MSSSRIAVFASGQGSNFAALIEAQRAGQLGEGSIELLVSDRPEAPVAQRAEAAGVPALLLRPKDFASRELYEAEIVAELKRRDIGLIVLAGYMRLISPVLLEPFAGRIINIHPSLLPAFAGKDAIGQALDYGVKLTGVTVHFVDGGMDTGPVIAQRSVTVEAGDTADSLAQRIHQIEYELYPEVVRAFAAGKVELNGRHVLVRQ; this is encoded by the coding sequence ATGAGTTCCAGCCGGATCGCTGTATTTGCTTCCGGTCAGGGCAGCAATTTTGCTGCACTCATTGAAGCGCAGAGAGCCGGGCAGCTTGGTGAGGGAAGCATTGAGCTGCTGGTCTCTGACCGGCCGGAAGCGCCTGTAGCACAGCGGGCGGAGGCTGCGGGCGTACCCGCCCTCCTGCTGCGGCCGAAGGATTTCGCCAGCCGCGAGCTGTATGAGGCGGAGATTGTGGCCGAGCTGAAGCGCCGGGACATCGGGCTGATTGTACTAGCCGGTTACATGCGGCTGATCAGTCCGGTGCTGCTGGAGCCCTTTGCGGGAAGGATTATCAACATCCATCCTTCGCTGCTGCCGGCCTTTGCCGGGAAGGATGCGATTGGACAGGCACTGGATTACGGTGTGAAGCTTACAGGAGTGACCGTGCATTTTGTCGACGGTGGCATGGATACCGGACCGGTTATTGCCCAGCGCAGTGTTACGGTGGAAGCTGGGGACACGGCTGATTCACTGGCACAGCGGATTCACCAGATTGAATATGAGCTGTATCCGGAGGTTGTCCGTGCTTTTGCAGCCGGAAAAGTTGAGCTGAACGGCAGGCATGTTCTTGTCCGGCAGTAA
- the purH gene encoding bifunctional phosphoribosylaminoimidazolecarboxamide formyltransferase/IMP cyclohydrolase has protein sequence MSIKRALVSVSDKQGIVDFCRELSALGVEIISTGGTSTLLAKEGVPVIGISDVTGFPEIMDGRVKTLHPAVHSGLLAVRDNEEHTRQMTELGLGYIDLVVVNLYPFAETIAKPDVSYEEAIENIDIGGPTMLRSAAKNHAFVSVVVDAADYANVLEEVRAGGDTTLETRKRLAAKVFRHTAAYDALIADYLANVTGEPLPERYTVTYEKIQGLRYGENPHQKAAFYRKPLAAQDTLTAAEQLHGKELSYNNINDANAALQIVKEFEEPAVVAVKHMNPCGVGVGTSVYEAYQKAYNADPTSIFGGIVAANRIIDADTANLLKDIFLEIVLAPGFTEEALEILTKKKNIRLLKIGNLSAAAARKSSFVVTSIEGGMVVQESDVHSVNADEVQVVTDRKPTEEELKQLLFGWKVVKHVKSNAIVLAADDMTVGVGAGQMNRVGAAKIAIEQAADKAKGAVLASDAFFPMGDTLEMAAKAGITAVIQPGGSIKDEESIKVANEYGIAMVFTGVRHFKH, from the coding sequence GTGAGTATCAAAAGAGCGCTGGTCAGCGTATCGGACAAACAGGGCATCGTGGATTTTTGCCGCGAGTTGTCTGCACTAGGCGTAGAAATTATCTCCACAGGCGGCACTAGCACACTTTTGGCTAAAGAAGGCGTACCGGTTATCGGTATTTCCGATGTAACAGGCTTCCCCGAAATCATGGACGGACGCGTCAAAACGCTGCATCCTGCTGTACACAGCGGCCTGCTTGCGGTTCGTGACAATGAGGAGCACACACGGCAGATGACTGAGCTGGGTCTCGGTTACATCGACCTGGTGGTGGTGAATCTGTATCCGTTCGCGGAGACGATTGCCAAGCCGGATGTGTCGTACGAGGAAGCGATCGAGAACATCGATATCGGCGGACCGACGATGCTGCGTTCCGCGGCGAAGAACCATGCTTTTGTCAGCGTGGTTGTGGATGCTGCGGATTATGCCAATGTGCTTGAAGAGGTGCGTGCAGGGGGAGATACGACCCTTGAAACCCGCAAACGTCTTGCGGCAAAAGTGTTCCGCCATACGGCGGCTTACGATGCCCTGATTGCCGATTATTTGGCCAATGTGACCGGTGAACCGCTGCCGGAGCGCTATACTGTTACTTATGAGAAAATCCAGGGTCTCCGCTACGGGGAGAATCCGCACCAGAAGGCGGCATTCTACCGCAAACCGCTTGCGGCGCAGGATACACTGACAGCAGCCGAGCAACTGCACGGCAAGGAATTGTCCTACAACAACATCAACGACGCCAATGCGGCGCTGCAAATCGTTAAGGAGTTCGAGGAGCCGGCTGTGGTGGCTGTTAAGCATATGAATCCTTGCGGAGTAGGCGTGGGAACCAGTGTGTACGAAGCCTATCAGAAAGCGTACAACGCCGATCCGACCTCCATCTTCGGCGGAATCGTTGCCGCTAACCGGATCATTGATGCGGATACTGCAAATCTCCTGAAGGATATCTTCCTGGAAATCGTATTGGCGCCGGGCTTCACTGAGGAAGCGCTGGAGATCCTGACGAAGAAGAAAAATATCCGTCTGCTCAAGATCGGCAATCTTAGTGCCGCAGCGGCGCGCAAGAGCAGCTTTGTTGTGACTTCAATCGAGGGCGGCATGGTTGTGCAGGAGAGCGATGTACACTCCGTAAATGCGGATGAGGTGCAGGTTGTTACTGACCGCAAGCCTACCGAAGAAGAGCTGAAGCAGCTGCTGTTCGGCTGGAAGGTCGTTAAGCATGTGAAGTCCAATGCGATCGTGCTGGCAGCGGATGATATGACGGTCGGCGTCGGTGCAGGCCAGATGAACCGGGTGGGCGCAGCGAAGATTGCTATCGAGCAGGCGGCTGACAAAGCCAAGGGTGCTGTTCTCGCTTCCGATGCGTTCTTCCCGATGGGCGATACTCTGGAAATGGCGGCAAAAGCAGGCATCACCGCGGTTATTCAGCCGGGCGGGTCGATCAAAGACGAGGAATCCATCAAGGTTGCCAATGAATACGGAATCGCTATGGTCTTCACCGGCGTCCGCCATTTCAAACACTAG
- the purD gene encoding phosphoribosylamine--glycine ligase — translation MDILVVGGGGREHAIIWKLSQSPAAGKIYCAPGNAGIAQLAECVPIGVFEFDKLTAFAKEKEVGLAVIGPDDPLAAGIVDAFEAQNIPVFGPRKNAAEIEGSKTFMKDLLHKYHIPTAAYEKFSDYEAALAYLRGQGLPIVIKADGLAAGKGVTVAYSREEAEQALRDIMVAKVFGEAGAQVVIEEFLAGQEMSILAFVDGETVRPMAAAQDHKPIFDGDKGPNTGGMGTYSPLPHIDEAIIREAVETIIEPTAKAMVAEGRSFSGVLFAGLMISPDGKPKTIEFNARFGDPETQVVLPRLRSDLLEIFLAVAEGRLADIDIEWSDEAAVCVVLASEGYPGAYPKGVPITGLEEAGDGLVFHAGTARDEEGRWITNGGRVLGIVGRGANIAEARNAAYTSADKIHFAGKQNRSDIAMKALI, via the coding sequence ATGGATATTTTAGTGGTCGGCGGCGGAGGCCGGGAGCATGCGATCATCTGGAAGCTGTCCCAAAGCCCTGCAGCCGGTAAAATCTACTGTGCACCCGGCAATGCCGGGATTGCCCAGCTGGCAGAGTGTGTGCCGATCGGTGTATTTGAGTTCGATAAGCTGACGGCCTTCGCCAAAGAGAAAGAGGTAGGACTTGCGGTCATCGGTCCTGATGACCCCCTGGCTGCAGGAATTGTCGATGCGTTCGAAGCGCAGAACATTCCGGTATTCGGTCCGCGCAAGAATGCGGCTGAAATTGAAGGCAGCAAAACGTTCATGAAGGATCTGCTTCACAAATATCATATTCCGACAGCAGCCTACGAGAAGTTCAGCGATTATGAAGCTGCGCTTGCCTATTTGCGCGGGCAGGGACTGCCGATTGTTATTAAGGCCGATGGACTGGCAGCCGGTAAAGGAGTTACCGTTGCGTATTCGCGCGAGGAAGCCGAGCAGGCGCTGCGTGATATTATGGTAGCCAAGGTGTTCGGCGAAGCCGGCGCCCAGGTCGTGATTGAGGAGTTTCTGGCCGGACAGGAAATGTCGATTCTCGCTTTTGTCGACGGAGAGACCGTTCGCCCGATGGCGGCTGCGCAGGATCACAAGCCAATATTTGACGGTGATAAGGGGCCTAATACAGGCGGTATGGGGACTTATTCGCCTCTGCCGCATATTGATGAAGCCATTATCCGCGAGGCAGTCGAGACGATTATTGAGCCTACGGCCAAAGCCATGGTAGCGGAAGGCCGTTCCTTCAGCGGCGTGCTGTTCGCGGGGCTGATGATTTCACCGGACGGCAAGCCTAAGACGATCGAGTTCAATGCGCGATTCGGCGATCCGGAGACACAGGTTGTTCTGCCGCGGCTGCGGAGCGATCTGCTGGAGATCTTTTTGGCGGTGGCTGAAGGCAGACTTGCTGATATCGACATTGAGTGGAGCGATGAAGCGGCTGTCTGCGTGGTCTTGGCCTCCGAAGGTTATCCGGGAGCTTATCCGAAGGGCGTGCCAATTACCGGGCTTGAGGAAGCCGGAGACGGGCTCGTATTCCATGCAGGCACGGCGCGGGATGAGGAAGGGCGCTGGATCACGAACGGCGGACGTGTACTGGGTATTGTAGGCAGGGGGGCGAATATTGCCGAAGCCCGCAATGCAGCATACACAAGCGCGGATAAGATTCACTTCGCTGGAAAGCAGAACCGCAGTGATATTGCCATGAAGGCACTGATCTGA
- a CDS encoding tetratricopeptide repeat protein, whose product MSKVGRNDLCPCGSGKKYKRCCLGKETSAVESILRLVTTEEAAAREAVMAEPEAMPAAPEAIVRPESKLTLTKLKKMVARELKWEHPAHEQLALQLIESMREQYERELIFEALVLWNGFSRQTKPAVKKSGSFCAAIEYILSEEYGFTLTQTGLAEKYEVTTATISRKVKEILNYIEEYGMNGESDELLVLNGPGTPREKSQMLLHKSMEATSVKRRIQLAEAALEIYPDNSDAYLILAEESENEQEARALLKAGIAAGGRELGEDFFAENKGHFWGLHETRPYIRICKSYAESCWFGGKAEEAAQTLEHILELNPDDNTGARYLLAAVYLYSNQLKEAEQVLKKYGKEDAAAAFAYDRIVLEYKKNGITSQLKMLYRVARGVNKHVPDYLLGVKRLPHNLPDFVGMGDSNEAIEYVIMHSRLWASVPDLLKWMLKQ is encoded by the coding sequence TTGAGTAAGGTTGGAAGAAATGACTTATGCCCATGCGGAAGCGGGAAAAAATACAAAAGATGCTGCCTGGGTAAAGAAACGTCAGCGGTGGAGTCTATATTGCGGCTCGTAACAACGGAAGAGGCGGCAGCCCGCGAGGCTGTAATGGCTGAACCGGAGGCGATGCCAGCGGCTCCAGAAGCAATCGTCCGGCCTGAAAGCAAGCTTACGCTGACCAAGCTGAAAAAAATGGTTGCACGTGAGCTGAAATGGGAGCATCCGGCCCATGAACAGCTGGCATTGCAGCTGATTGAGAGCATGAGGGAGCAGTACGAGCGGGAACTGATTTTTGAAGCACTGGTTCTCTGGAACGGCTTCTCCCGCCAGACCAAACCTGCGGTGAAGAAATCAGGCTCGTTCTGCGCGGCCATTGAATATATATTATCAGAGGAATACGGCTTCACTCTGACCCAGACTGGGCTGGCCGAAAAGTATGAGGTTACCACGGCAACCATCTCCCGTAAGGTGAAGGAGATACTTAACTATATAGAGGAATACGGCATGAACGGAGAATCGGATGAACTGCTCGTCCTTAACGGCCCGGGCACGCCCAGAGAGAAATCGCAGATGCTGTTGCACAAATCCATGGAAGCCACCTCTGTGAAGCGGCGGATTCAGCTGGCGGAAGCGGCACTGGAGATCTATCCGGATAACTCCGATGCCTACCTGATCCTCGCCGAGGAGTCAGAGAATGAGCAGGAAGCACGGGCTTTGCTGAAAGCAGGGATCGCTGCCGGCGGACGTGAGCTGGGCGAGGATTTTTTTGCTGAGAATAAAGGTCATTTCTGGGGGCTTCATGAAACCCGTCCTTATATTCGTATATGCAAGAGCTATGCCGAATCCTGCTGGTTTGGCGGAAAAGCGGAAGAAGCGGCACAGACGCTGGAGCATATTCTGGAGCTTAATCCGGATGACAATACCGGAGCGCGTTATTTGCTGGCTGCGGTGTACCTCTACAGCAATCAGCTGAAAGAGGCGGAGCAGGTGCTTAAGAAATACGGCAAGGAGGATGCCGCAGCAGCTTTTGCCTATGACCGGATTGTCCTGGAGTATAAAAAGAACGGAATCACCTCCCAGCTAAAAATGCTCTACCGTGTAGCGCGCGGAGTGAACAAGCATGTGCCTGATTATTTACTGGGTGTGAAACGGCTGCCGCATAATCTTCCGGATTTTGTCGGCATGGGTGACTCCAATGAAGCGATTGAATACGTTATTATGCATTCCCGTTTATGGGCAAGTGTGCCGGATTTATTAAAATGGATGCTGAAGCAATAG